Proteins encoded by one window of Leopardus geoffroyi isolate Oge1 chromosome X, O.geoffroyi_Oge1_pat1.0, whole genome shotgun sequence:
- the CXHXorf66 gene encoding uncharacterized protein CXorf66 homolog, which produces MNLFIYVLLLVIWTNSCLDTNQSYGSPTTGAKHVESMDAKLDSFRRSLLVIIIGIMIIAFVFTCFCFIHYNCLSDGAPKVETLKKEGVPARLSRPPSKMSFSESKTASPCSLERQSLLSAVDKLSSVSCPEKSSVSSSTKKSVGTSSLEKLCVSSSTQKFNRPSSQRKKRPPCSVKKFKSSHLEEPYRTHNLGKPYKPARAHKLVGQATSSYQNKAARPPWPAGLQYAVRPTKPLCPPHPQSRISPPKRSSVQKLTKSPRHRKLKGSVCACSADMLSRPQLIKPCRRYKERCLVCQSSEPLISNISEAPNRNAQNPLCPSEAKPCAQSFLMADSRGNVFRGNVSYSDTTTYDSDDSDREVTIICNMKHEATPESIQDN; this is translated from the exons atgaatctttttatttatgtccTGCTTTTGGTTATTTGGACAAATAGTTGTTTAGATACGAACCAAAGTTATGGATCTCCTACCACAG GAGCCAAACACGTCGAATCAATGGACGCCAAACTGGACAGCTTCAGGAGAAGTCTACTGGTTATCATAATTGGTATTATGATTATAGCTTTCGTATTCACCTGTTTTTGTTTCATCCATTACAACTGTCTGAGCGACGGCGCGCCCAAGGTAGAAAC GCTCAAGAAAGAAGGTGTGCCAGCCAGGTTGTCCAGACCACCATCCAAAATGTCATTCAGCGAATCCAAGACAGCCAGCCCATGCAGTCTAGAAAGGCAATCCCTGCTGTCTGCTGTAGACAAGTTATCTAGTGTCTCATGTCCGGAAAAGTCCTCCGTATCATCCAGCACAAAAAAGTCCGTCGGGACCTCGAGTCTAGAAAAGCTGTGTGTGTCCTCTAGTACACAAAAGTTCAACAGGCCGTCaagtcaaaggaagaaaaggccaCCGTGCTCAGTAAAAAAATTCAAGTCATCGCACCTGGAGGAGCCATATCGAACACACAATCTGGGAAAGCCATATAAGCCAGCTCGTGCCCATAAGCTAGTTGGTCAGGCCACTTCATCCTACCAAAATAAGGCAGCGAGGCCACCCTGGCCGGCCGGTCTGCAATACGCAGTCAGGCCAACCAAGCCACTTTGTCCACCCCACCCGCAAAGTCGCATCTCGCCACCCAAGCGATCCAGTGTGCAGAAACTAACCAAGTCCCCTAGACATCGTAAACTCAAAGGGTCAGTTTGTGCCTGTAGCGCAGACATGTTATCGAGGCCTCAGTTAATCAAGCCTTGCCGGCGCTATAAGGAAAGATGTCTCGTCTGCCAAAGTTCTGAGCCTTTGATCAGTAATATTTCTGAGGCACCGAATAGAAATGCTCAAAACCCACTTTGTCCAAGTGAAGCGAAGCCTTGCGCCCAGTCCTTTCTTATGGCAGATTCCAGAGGCAACGTATTCCGTGGCAACGTGAGCTACAGTGATACTACGACATATGACAGTGATGACAGTGATAGGGAGGTAACCATTATTTGCAACATGAAACACGAGGCCACCCCTGAAAGCATCCAAGATAATTAA